From the genome of Nicotiana sylvestris chromosome 2, ASM39365v2, whole genome shotgun sequence, one region includes:
- the LOC104239708 gene encoding uncharacterized protein: protein MPLFPWKKVKKGASLSQMVKEHVMNSQRGAGSSPLMVETGFPTSLVDLVVKNRSRFKKKTKKPLSLCSPIPSPSPPPPPSPITITSSVEGLIDDTVSPLIPEVEKKSDLLSMNQGLVVGVLKMFMVVVLVLGMNNLVLGITVSAFLLFFLEYLGKSLYGFFSPVQRRVGLVIQGIFRAKVAELEVDEDCVFKAPLWDHELSKDAGSEFQEIEVLEEPYEEESQCICDGKLKCEGVDVEGVVMEKGEEFRCDLSESKEKKSHRAKMKSKMKKLVPKKFRKKKGSASESHHMILNEGRNEIVGSNCEQKMKSDVSSVASRIDHKTDIVEVVGSTGESSNGLSDASVGGSFKGIDKATIVGEDGFTEIEHNSMYIVLLLVVLVGLIGGRVLALVVTLTCCLMSRRGEGIRRYAKLPVIIRSIPKMFS from the coding sequence ATGCCTTTATTTCCATGGAAGAAGGTGAAGAAGGGGGCAAGTCTATCACAAATGGTGAAGGAGCATGTAATGAATTCTCAAAGAGGTGCTGGATCATCTCCTCTTATGGTGGAAACCGGTTTCCCTACTTCCCTTGTTGATCTTGTCGTCAAGAATCGCTCTAGATTCAAGAAGAAAACCAAGAAACCTCTTTCTCTGTGCTCTCCAATTCCCTCTCCTTCACCCCCACCACCCCCTTCTCCTATCACTATTACTTCCTCTGTTGAGGGGCTGATTGATGATACGGTTTCCCCTTTGATCCCTGAAGTTGAAAAAAAATCTGATCTTTTAAGTATGAATCAGGGGTTGGTAGTGGGGGTTTTGAAGATGTTTATGGTGGTGGTTTTGGTTCTAGGGATGAATAATCTTGTGCTGGGGATTACTGTGTCGGCCTTCTTGTTGTTTTTCTTGGAATATTTAGGGAAAAGTTTGTATGGATTCTTTTCTCCAGTACAAAGGAGGGTTGGATTGGTGATACAGGGGATCTTTAGGGCCAAAGTGGCTGAATTAGAGGTAGATGAAGATTGTGTTTTTAAGGCGCCATTGTGGGATCATGAATTGTCAAAGGATGCTGGTTCTGAATTTCAGGAAATTGAAGTTCTAGAGGAGCCTTATGAAGAGGAAAGTCAATGTATTTGTGATGGCAAATTGAAATGTGAAGGAGTGGATGTAGAGGGGGTTGTAATGGAGAAAGGAGAGGAATTTAGATGTGATTTATCTGAATCCAAGGAAAAGAAATCTCATAGGGCGAAGATGAAATCGAAAATGAAGAAGCTTGTTCCGAAGAAGTTTAGAAAGAAGAAAGGTTCAGCATCGGAGAGTCATCATATGATCCTCAATGAAGGAAGGAATGAAATTGTAGGTTCTAATTGTGAACAGAAAATGAAATCCGATGTATCATCGGTGGCAAGTAGAATAGATCATAAAACAGATATTGTTGAGGTTGTTGGTAGTACTGGAGAATCATCTAATGGACTTAGTGATGCTAGCGTTGGAGGATCATTTAAAGGTATTGATAAGGCAACCATAGTCGGGGAAGATGGTTTTACTGAAATAGAGCATAATTCTATGTATATTGTTCTCCTTTTGGTTGTTCTAGTTGGCCTTATTGGAGGTCGGGTTCTTGCACTCGTCGTTACTTTAACATGTTGCCTGATGTCGAGACGAGGTGAAGGAATCAGAAGATACGCAAAGCTACCCGTGATCATCAGGTCTATTCCTAAAATGTTCAGTTAG
- the LOC104239709 gene encoding tubulin beta-3 chain encodes MREILHIQGGQCGNQIGAKFWEVICDEHGIDQTGRYNGDSDLQLERINVYYNEASGGRYVPRAVLMDLEPGTMDSVRSGPFGQIFRPDNFVFGQSGAGNNWAKGHYTEGAELIDAVLDVVRKEAENCDCLQGFQVCHSLGGGTGSGMGTLLISKIREEYPDRMMLTFSVFPSPKVSDTVVEPYNATLSVHQLVENADECMVLDNEALYDICFRTLKLSTPTFGDLNHLISATMSGVTCCLRFPGQLNSDLRKLAVNLIPFPRLHFFMVGFAPLTSRGSQQYRALTVPELTQQMWDAKNMMCAADPRHGRYLTASAMFRGKMSTKEVDEQMLNVQNKNSSYFVEWIPNNVKSSVCDIPPKGLKMASTFIGNSTAIQEMFRRVSEQFTAMFRRKAFLHWYTGEGMDEMEFTEAESNMNDLVAEYQQYQDATADDEEYEEEEEDVAA; translated from the exons ATGAGAGAAATCCTACATATACAAGGTGGTCAATGTGGCAACCAAATAGGTGCCAAATTCTGGGAAGTAATATGTGATGAACATGGCATTGACCAAACAGGAAGATACAACGGCGACTCCGATCTTCAGCTAGAACGAATCAACGTTTATTATAACGAAGCAAGTGGCGGCCGTTATGTTCCACGTGCTGTTTTAATGGACCTTGAACCTGGTACTATGGATTCTGTACGGTCCGGCCCGTTTGGTCAGATCTTTCGGCCCGATAACTTTGTTTTTGGTCAATCGGGTGCTGGTAATAATTGGGCTAAAGGACATTATACGGAAGGAGCTGAGTTGATTGATGCTGTTCTTGATGTTGTCCGGAAAGAGGCTGAGAATTGTGATTGTTTGCAAG GATTCCAAGTATGTCATTCTTTGGGTGGAGGAACAGGATCTGGTATGGGCACCCTTCTCATTTCCAAGATCAGAGAGGAGTATCCAGACCGAATGATGTTGACATTCTCGGTCTTTCCTTCTCCTAAAGTATCTGATACAGTTGTTGAGCCATACAATGCAACCCTTTCCGTTCATCAGCTCGTAGAAAATGCAGACGAATGCATGGTTTTGGACAATGAGGCGCTTTATGATATTTGTTTCCGTACATTGAAGCTTTCAACTCCCACAT TTGGTGATCTTAACCATCTTATTTCTGCCACCATGAGTGGTGTCACATGCTGCCTTCGGTTCCCTGGACAGTTAAATTCTGACCTACGGAAACTTGCTGTTAACCTTATTCCGTTCCCGCGTCTCCACTTCTTTATGGTTGGGTTTGCTCCACTGACCTCTAGAGGCTCCCAGCAGTATCGCGCGCTCACAGTCCCTGAACTAACACAGCAAATGTGGGATGCCAAGAACATGATGTGTGCTGCCGACCCTCGTCATGGTCGTTATCTAACTGCCTCTGCCATGTTCCGTGGTAAGATGAGTACTAAGGAGGTTGATGAGCAGATGCTTAACGTCCAAAACAAGAATTCATCATACTTTGTCGAGTGGATTCCCAACAATGTCAAATCCAGTGTATGCGATATCCCACCCAAGGGTCTGAAGATGGCTTCAACCTTTATTGGAAATTCAACGGCTATTCAGGAGATGTTCAGGCGGGTGAGCGAGCAGTTCACAGCAATGTTTAGGCGCAAGGCTTTCTTGCATTGGTACACCGGTGAAGGAATGGACGAGATGGAATTCACCGAGGCTGAGAGTAACATGAATGACCTCGTGGCCGAGTACCAGCAATACCAGGATGCAACCGCTGATGACGAGGAATacgaagaggaagaagaggacgTTGCCGCCTAA